The following are encoded together in the Populus trichocarpa isolate Nisqually-1 chromosome 5, P.trichocarpa_v4.1, whole genome shotgun sequence genome:
- the LOC18098809 gene encoding uncharacterized protein LOC18098809 produces the protein MGDIEESVKQEKKVVFVTVGTTLFDALVRTVDTKEVKQELLRNGYTHLIIQMGRGSYTPAKSEGKDGSLAVDYFTFSPSIADHLRSASLVISHAGSGSIFETLQLGKPLIVVVNEDLMDNHQSELAEELAERKHLYCAHPQTLHQTISDMNIESLLPYPPGDAAAVAKLINRFLGFPDD, from the exons ATGGGAGATATTGAGGAGAGTGTGAAGCAAGAGAAGAAAGTGGTATTTGTAACTGTAGGAACAACATTGTTTGATGCTCTTGTGAGAACTGTGGATACTAAGGAAGTTAAACAAGAGTTATTAAGAAACGGATATACCCACCTCATTATTCAAATGGGTCGAGGATCTTACACTCCTGCCAag AGTGAAGGAAAAGATGGATCTCTGGCTGTTGATTACTTCACTTTTTCACCAAGCATTGCAGACCATCTGAGATCAGCATCTCTTGTCATCAGCCATGCAG GGTCAGGGAGCATATTTGAAACTTTGCAGCTTGGTAAACCTCTAATTGTTGTGGTTAATGAAGATTTGATGGACAATCATCAAAGTGAACTTGCAGAAGAACTAGCAGAGAGGAAGCATTTATACTGTGCTCATCCTCAAACGCTTCATCAGACAATATCTGATATGAATATTGAGTCCCTCCTTCCATACCCGCCAGGTGATGCCGCAGCAGTCGCCAAGCTGATAAACAGGTTTCTAGGTTTCCCAGATGATTGA